The genomic region CTGCTGGCGGTTAGCCCGGAAGAATACGCGCGGGTCGAAGCGTTGCTCCAGGTGCTGCAGAGTCCGCGGAATCAGGGGGCGGTGCTGCTCGAAGTAGATCTGGGTGTAGCTGCCGTTGATTTCAAACAGCCGGATATCGGCCAGCCGCACAAACCAGCACCGCTCGCCGTCCTTCACAAACACCTGGTCGTGCTCGGTGAGCAGGGTGGCGGCCGGCTCGCTGGCCGGGGGCGGGGCCGGTAGGGCCGGGGCTGCTTCGGCCGGGGCCAGCAGCTTGGCGCGGGCCTTTTCCAGGGCGGCGGCCAGCCGGGATTCCTGCACGGGCTTCAGCAGATAGTCCAGGGCATTCACCTCGAAAGCCCGCAGCGCATACTCGTCGTAGGCGGTGGTGAACACGACGTGCGGGGCCACTTCCAATGAGGCCAGCAACTCGAAGCCGGTTTCGCCGGGCATATGGATGTCGAGCAGCAGCAGATCGGGACGCAGCTCCTGCAGGCGGGTGCGGGCCTCGGCGGCGTGACGGGCTTCGCCTATCACCGTCACGTCAGGGAAGGCCTGCAGCAGGTGGCGCAGTTCGGTGCGGGCCAGCCGCGAGTCGTCAACGAGCAGAACGTTCACAGTGATGGGGTAATGAGGTGATGGGGAATATTCTGTCATCCTGAGCTTGCGAAGGATCTTATGTCATCAGAACGATAATCGTAATAACGACCCGTTCTAGCCTGATAAGGTCCTTCGCAAGCTCAGGATGACAGCACGCTCACGCCGGCAGCGCCTCGGCTCGCACTGGCAGGCTGAGGTGCGCTACCACGGTGTCGGGTTCGGCGGGGTCGTTGTGGATGGTGAGGTGGGCGGCGGGGCCGAAGAGCAGGGCCAGCCGCTCGCGGGCGTTGCGCACGCCCACGCCGTCGTGGCCGGGCTGGGGCTGGTAGCGGCCCGTGTTGCGGACGCTTACGCGCAGCTGCCCGGCGCCGTCGAGCTGGGCCGTGAGCTGAATCCGGCCGCCTTCGGGCCGTGGGGCCAGCCCGTGCTTGATGGCATTTTCGACGAGTAGCTGCAGCGTCATGGGCGGGATGAGCACTGCTTCGGCTGCCGGATCCACGTCGAGGGTGTAGGTGAGGCGTTCTTCCAGCTGCAGGGCTTCCAGCTGCAGGTAGTGCTCCACAATCTCCAGCTCGCGGCCCAGCGGCACCTGCTCGGCCGCGCTGAGCTGGATGGAGTAGCGCAGCAGGTCGGATAGGTGGGTCATCATGGTGCGGGCGCGGGTGGGGTCCTCCATCACCAGAGCCCGGATGTTGTTGAGGCCGTTGAAGAGGAAGTGCGGGTTGATCTGGGCCTTGAGGGTGCGCATTTCCGCTTCCCGCACGGCCGCCGTCAGCCGCCACTTATCCACTTCGGCCTGCTTGTAGCGGTGGAAAAAGTGCCAGCCGAAATAGAAGCCCGCCCACAGCCACAGCATAAAGTTGACGTTGAGCGAGTAGCCCAGAAACTGCGCCCAGCCGTGCGGCCGCCCATCGGGGCTGGGCCGCACCACCCAGATCAGCAGCGCCCAAATGATAACCTGGCTCAGCACCGACAGCAGCGCATTGGTTACGAGCAGGCGCCCCAACAGCGGCAGGGGCGGCAGCAGCTCCCAGCCATTGGCCCGGATGTGGTAGCGCAACACGTGCGACAAACCCATTACGGGTAGCACAATGGCTGTGGTAATCAGCACCAACTCGCCGGAAAACCGCCCGAAGACGGAAAACAGCAGCACGTTGAACACAAAGTACAGGCTCCAGCCCAGCAACTGCAGGCGCCAGTACAGTCGGCTGGGGGGAGGGGCGGAGGCGTAGGAGAACATGGGCAGAAACGAAGCCGCCGCTACTGGCCGGCCGGCAAGGTGAGAAGATAGGCCTGCCGGTTGCGCCGGTACGAGAGCACCAGTAGCCCGCCCAGCACCAGCAGCGCCCCGGCCACAAATGTTGGTATCAGGTACAGGTCGGGTGCGGCCACGCGCAGCCCCAGCACCAGGCAGCCCACTGGAATCAGACCGGCCATAAAGGCGTAGGGCCAAGCTTGGTAAAACCACGCGTATGGGAAGAAATGCGCCCCCGTGATGATGCCGTAGGTCATGATGAAGTGCTGCGGATAGCGGCTGAACACAAACAGTAGGAACGGGAAGTAAAAGAGCTGGGCGAAGTTCAGCCACAAGCCCAGCGGCTGCAGCGGATTGTGCGGCAGCTTCCAAGTGGTGCCAAATGCCCTAGACAGCAGCCCGGCCAGCGGCAGCACGGCGGCACCCACCATAAAGGTGATGAAGCTGTTTTGCGTGGCGGAGTTGGGTTGCGCCCAAACGAAGGCAATAGCCACCCAGACCACCGTAGCCGCCACAATGAAATCCAGCCCGTTTTTCGCCTTCACCGACAGCTCCAGCCTCAGCGCCTCGAAATCCTGTTTGCGTATCATGAGAAAGTAGGGTGAACGAAGGTGTAGACATCTGCCCAGCAGTAGACCGGCGGGCAGACGCTCACGCCATAGTGGCAAGATAGTTCTTACTTTTTCGCCACGTAATGCTGCTGTAGGAACGCGTCGGTTTGCTGGAAAAACCACTGCGTGTCGTCGTACATCAGGAAGTGGCGGCCGGCCTCCGACATTTCGATGCGGTGCTGGGGCAGGCGGGCGTACTGCTGCTCAAATATGGCACGGGTGCTTTCCTTGGTGGAGCCGTAGGCCTTATAGGCGGCCCAGGCGCCCAGCACCAGCACCGGCTGCTGCACCCGGGCAATATCCTGGCGTAGGTCGGTCGTGAAGAGGTCATACATGGCCTGGGCCACGGTGGCCGGGTCGGAGGCCGCGCTCCAGCGGGCGGTTTGCGTGATGCGGGCGGTGTCCTGCATCATGGTGGCGCTCATCTGGCGGGCGGCGGCCATCGTCATCTGGCCGGCGGTCATTTGCTTGCGCATGCCTTCGGCCATGGGCCGGGCGCCTTCCACAGTCTGGACGGGGTTCTGCACGGCCGCCAGAAACGGCAGCGAATCCACAATCACCAGCGGGCCTACGGCCTCGGGCTGGGTGGCGCTCAGCCACAGGCCCATAAAGCCGCCCAGGCTGTGGCCTACTACCACAGGCTTACTCAGTTTCTGGGTTTTGATGTAGGCCAGCAGCTGGTCGCGCACGTTCTGCAGCAGCTTGTCGGTGGAGGCCGGGGCCGCGTTGCCGCCGAAGCCGGCCAAACTGATGATGTGGCACTGATACTGGCGCTGGTAGCGGGCCACGGTTTCGTCCCAGACGGCGCCGGGGCAGGTGAGGCCCGGAATCAGCAGCATGGGGCGGCCCTTGCCCACCACCCGCACCGTGAAGCTGGGGTGAGTGGCGGGGTTGTCGGTGGCGGCGCTGGCGGCAGCGGCTACTGCCGGCGTTGCGGCAACGGCCGTTTCTGCGGTGGTGGAAGCGGCCAGCAGCAGGGCGAGGCAGATAGGGCGGAGGCAGGCGGTCAGGTTCATAGCGAAGCAGGAAAGAAGGGTTGGAGGTTGATTTCTGCTTCAAACCTAGCCGCGCTTTCTGCCTTCTGAAACCACTTTTCAGCGAACGGTAAATCCGGCGCCTGAGCTGCAGATTTTCCCGCCGAACGGATTCGCGAATCCAACCCGGCCGGCGCCGGCAGCCCTGGCCTGCGCGCAAAAAAAGAAGACCTGCTGACGGCAGGTCTTCTTCAGGCTTTGGTAGGCAGGAACTGCGTATTCCGAGCTCTGTGCTCAGATGATGTTGCGCAAATCCTGCCGCAGGTTCTCAATTCCCTGCCATATTTCATCCCAGGCGCTCCGGTCGGAGTGAACGTTGGTTTCGGGCGTGGCGGGGGCGGTGCCGAGGCGCTCCTGCAGCTTCTGGCGCTTGGCTTCGAGGCTGGCAATGTGCTCGTGGTAGGTGTGGGGCGCGCCGGCCGTGGTAGCGTGGGCGCGGTTGCGCAGGGTCTGGATTTTGCTTTCCAGCTCCGTCAGGGCCAGCCGGAGCGAGGCATCGGACAGGTTTTGCGGGGGGCGCACGTGTTCGGGGGAGGGCAGCGTCGACATGGCAGTAGCGGTGAAGTGAGCAGGAGGGTACCCCTTAAGATACAGCTTTCGGCCCTGAAAGGATACAGCCAATGTTACCAACATAAGCGCAACGCAAGCATAATATTGGCGTTACCGAGGCGCCTGGGCCGAGCCCTAGCTTTGCGCACGTCTCACTATATGCTCAGATGCTTATGCTTCGTCTCGCTACGCTTGTACTTCTGCTCCTGATGCCCCGCCTGCTGGCCGCCCAAACAGCTAACAGCACTGCCCTAACCGATTCCGACTCCAGCCTCGCCGGCCCGGCCACCTCCGCGGCCGCGCCAGCCAGCCCCGTAGTGCCAGTAGCGCCAGTAGCGCCCGTGCTCTACCATGCCGCCGACGAAATGCCAGCGTTTCCCGGCGGCGCGTCGGCGTTTCAGCAGTTTCTGCGCCAGAAGCTCCGCTACCCCGACGAAGCCCTGCGGCGCAATCTGTCGGGCAAGGTGCACATCAGCTTTGTGGTGGATGAGCAGGGCCACATCATCGACCCCAAAGTGGTGCGGGGCCTGGGCGGTGGCCTCGACGAGGAAGCCCTGCGCCTGGTGCGCATCATGCCCTGGTGGACGCCCGGCCGCGTAGCCGGCCAGCCCGTGCGCGTGGCCTACACCCTGCCCATCGTGTTCCGGGCGCTGGAGTAGAGGGGCAGTAAAAGAACGTCATGACGTTCGTGCGTTTTCAGACTCCAGCTAGTCTAACGACACAGTCCTCAATTCCCAATTGACGCCGGTATTCCCAGCTCCCGTGCTAGGGGCGCGGCGGCGGAAGCATAGAGCAGCGCCAGCACCTCGTTGAGGGCCGGCTCCAGCTCGGTGAGGTAGTCGGGGTGGAGCTTAGAGGTTTGGCGCAGCACCTCATGGGTGCGGCGGGCCAGGTGCTGTAGCAGCGGCTGGGTGGGGCCATGCAGGCGCGCCACGGCCTCGTGCTGGTGGCGCAGGACGTTGCCCAATAGCCGCAGCGTCAGCTCAATTTCCCCAAAGGCATCTCCCGTGATTTTGGCGTGATACGCCAAGCGAGCCTGCAGCTGCCGCACAATGTGGAGCAGGTCGTTGGGGGTTTGGTGGTAGCCGCGCACGGGGTCGTCGAGTTGGGTGCGCAGGCGCTGGCGACGGGTTTCCAGGGCGTCGGTGTCGTCGTCGAGCTCCAGTAGGCGGTAGGTCAGCTGCTCTACCAGCACGGCATCCTGGGCCACAAGGCGCGTCAGGAGCTGGTCTTTCTCTTTCTGGGGCAGGGCCAACAGGGCTTTGCGGAGGTCGGGCGTGAGGGCAGGCATAGGCGTAAAAATAGCTGTCATCCGGAGCATTCCGCTTGATGCGCGGAATGCTCCGGATGACAGGGAAACGGCTAGCTAACGCAGAGAAAGCTTAACCGCGTTTTTTGTTCTTGTTGGCGGGGTTGCCCGCGTAGGCAATGCGGTAAATCACGCCGTTGTCGTCGTCGGATACCAGCAGCGCCCCGTCAGCGGCCTGTACGATGGCGCAGGGACGGCCGAACTCCGACTTATCGTTTTCCACCAGCCAGCCCGTGGCGAAATCCTCGAACTGCTGGGGCTGGCCCTGCTCGTTGAAGCGCACCCGCACGATTTTGTAGCCCGAGGGCTGGGCGCGGTTCCAGGAGCCATGCATGGTCACGAAAGCACTGTTCTTATAGTCGGCGGGCAACTGCGTGCTGCGGTTGAATACCAGCCCCAGCGGCGCCGAGTGGGCTTTGTAAAGCAGCAGCGGGCGCACGGCCTTGGCATCAAACTGCTCATACGACTCGCCGCTTTTGGGCTTGTTGGCGGGGTAGGGCTTGCCGTCGGCAATGATGGACGGCCAGCCGTAGTTGGCGCCCTGCTTGAGCTGGTTGAACTCTTCCTGCTGGGTTTCGTCGCCGAGCCAGTCGATGCCGTGGTCCATGCCGAACAAGGCTTTCGTAGTCGGGTGCCAGTCGAAGCCGATGGTGTTGCGCAGGCCCGTAGCGAAGATGCGGCGGCCCGAGCCGTCGGTGTTCACCTGCAGCAGGGTGGCGCTTTCGGGGTTGTCTTCGTCGCAGGCGTTGCAGGTGCTGCCCACCGAGAGGTAGAGCTGGCCGTCGGGCCCGAACTGCAGGGTGCGGTTGGCGTGCTGGCCGGCGTCGGGCAGGTCGGAGTAGAGGGTTTTTAGCTCGCCCAGCGTGCCGTCGGGCTTCACGTCGGCCACGTACAGCTCGCGCACGGCGGCCATGTAGAGCTTGCCATCCTTGAGGGCGAGGCCGTGCAGATGCGGCTTCTGGGCCACCTGCTGCGTCAGCTCCACTTTGCCGTCTTTGTTGGCGTCGCGCAGCAGTGTCACGGTGCCTTTCACGCGGTTGCTTACATACAGGTCGCCGTTCGGGGCCTGGGCCAGCATGCGCGGCGCGTCGAGGCCCTCGGCGTACTTACTGATGGTGAAGCCGGCTGGCACTTTCAGGCTGGCCACCCGCTCGGGCGTGGCGGGCAGCTTCTTGGGCAGATAGATGTTGCCCTGCATCTGAAACGGCGTGGCCTCGGGTGGCACGTTTTGGGCAGTAGCGGAGCTGAGGCCGGCAAACAGGGCCGTAGCAAGTAGGAGTGGGGCTTTGGTCATGAAAAGTCGAAAAGGAAGGATAATCCTTATTCAACTCCCATTCCCGGGCCGGGGTTCCAGCCCGGCTGTCATCCGGCCCGCCACCGCTGCCCCAGCCGCACGGCGGACAGCAGCGCCATCAGCAGCAACAGCAGCGTGGAGTTGCGCCAGTCGGGCTGGAGAAATTCTGCCAACGGAACGGTAAGCACAGGCTCCGGTAGCTGCGTGAGGATGAGGTCACTATCGCCCCCAAATCGACTGGGATTAGGCTTCGTTGTAAACGCGTAAAGGGTCGTAGGTAGCTGCTGTGTATCAAGCCACCACTGAATAATGTGGTTTTCGTTGAGCAGATTTATCGAGTAGATCAGACTGCTGTATGAAGCATAAGCACTGAATTGAATTCGTAATCCTTTGTCGTAAACAGGGCTTAATCCGACGAATTTTGCGGCTTTAAACGCCTGCTGATAACTGAAGTAATCAGCAAAAATATTTCCGGTGAACAGCACAGTCTGCCAAGAGCGAAATTTTTCTATTCTTCCCGATGACCAGCAGTGCGGCGAATTATAAGGATTGATTTGGGACGAAGTACCATCATAATTGCTGAGTGTCATGCCGTACATATGGGAGTTTAAACAGGCGTTAAGCGGCGGCATTGTAAGCTGCATAATTACCTGCGGCCGTTCCATACCCCGCATCTGCGGCAGCGCCACGCAGCCGAGCCACAGCAGCCACGCCAGCGCCAGTAGTCCCGGCGGAAACAGCAGCGGCCGGCGGTGGCGGCGGGGCAGGTGAAGTTGGGTGGAAATCATAAGATGAGAGCTAGCGGATAAGAAACTGCCGCCCCAGCCGCACGGCAGACAACAGCGCCATCAAGAGAAGTAGAAGTAAAGAGTTGCGCCAGTCGGGAGTTATAAATTCCATGAAATCGACAGGCATAGGTGGCTGGCGCAAAGTGACTACGTCGTCACCATAACCGCACCCCATCATTGGAATCTTTGATTTGGTCGTATTAGCTGCAATTGGTAAGTCGGTGAAGGCGTATAGAGTAGTCGGTAAACGGTAGATGTCGAGCCAGTAGCGCTTTATATCTCGTCTTTGCAGTTGGTCAAGTGCGAAGATCAAGCTTTTGTAAGCCGCTGACTGTTCAAAAACAAGCTTCATTCCCATCCGGTACGTGGTATCTTGTCCCAAATAATTGGCCGCTACTCGGGTTTGCTGATAGCTGAAATAGTCCTGCCACAGATTGCCAGTGAAACGGATGTTTTGCCAAGGGCGAAAGGCGGCTAATTCAAGGGAAGAAAAATATGGTGGCCATAGTGGACGTGGGGGACTGAAGGAGTCGAATGCGCCAGGAAGCTTGGGCCCGAGCATTGTAAGCTGAGTAACATAACCTTGAGGCTTGTTTATGCCCCGCATCTGCGGCA from Hymenobacter canadensis harbors:
- a CDS encoding LytR/AlgR family response regulator transcription factor; translation: MNVLLVDDSRLARTELRHLLQAFPDVTVIGEARHAAEARTRLQELRPDLLLLDIHMPGETGFELLASLEVAPHVVFTTAYDEYALRAFEVNALDYLLKPVQESRLAAALEKARAKLLAPAEAAPALPAPPPASEPAATLLTEHDQVFVKDGERCWFVRLADIRLFEINGSYTQIYFEQHRPLIPRTLQHLEQRFDPRVFFRANRQQIINLKWIEGIEPWFSSTLKIRLRGGPEVEVSRQQSVRFRELLSL
- a CDS encoding sensor histidine kinase; protein product: MFSYASAPPPSRLYWRLQLLGWSLYFVFNVLLFSVFGRFSGELVLITTAIVLPVMGLSHVLRYHIRANGWELLPPLPLLGRLLVTNALLSVLSQVIIWALLIWVVRPSPDGRPHGWAQFLGYSLNVNFMLWLWAGFYFGWHFFHRYKQAEVDKWRLTAAVREAEMRTLKAQINPHFLFNGLNNIRALVMEDPTRARTMMTHLSDLLRYSIQLSAAEQVPLGRELEIVEHYLQLEALQLEERLTYTLDVDPAAEAVLIPPMTLQLLVENAIKHGLAPRPEGGRIQLTAQLDGAGQLRVSVRNTGRYQPQPGHDGVGVRNARERLALLFGPAAHLTIHNDPAEPDTVVAHLSLPVRAEALPA
- a CDS encoding DUF7010 family protein is translated as MIRKQDFEALRLELSVKAKNGLDFIVAATVVWVAIAFVWAQPNSATQNSFITFMVGAAVLPLAGLLSRAFGTTWKLPHNPLQPLGLWLNFAQLFYFPFLLFVFSRYPQHFIMTYGIITGAHFFPYAWFYQAWPYAFMAGLIPVGCLVLGLRVAAPDLYLIPTFVAGALLVLGGLLVLSYRRNRQAYLLTLPAGQ
- a CDS encoding alpha/beta fold hydrolase, translating into MNLTACLRPICLALLLAASTTAETAVAATPAVAAAASAATDNPATHPSFTVRVVGKGRPMLLIPGLTCPGAVWDETVARYQRQYQCHIISLAGFGGNAAPASTDKLLQNVRDQLLAYIKTQKLSKPVVVGHSLGGFMGLWLSATQPEAVGPLVIVDSLPFLAAVQNPVQTVEGARPMAEGMRKQMTAGQMTMAAARQMSATMMQDTARITQTARWSAASDPATVAQAMYDLFTTDLRQDIARVQQPVLVLGAWAAYKAYGSTKESTRAIFEQQYARLPQHRIEMSEAGRHFLMYDDTQWFFQQTDAFLQQHYVAKK
- a CDS encoding energy transducer TonB, giving the protein MLRLATLVLLLLMPRLLAAQTANSTALTDSDSSLAGPATSAAAPASPVVPVAPVAPVLYHAADEMPAFPGGASAFQQFLRQKLRYPDEALRRNLSGKVHISFVVDEQGHIIDPKVVRGLGGGLDEEALRLVRIMPWWTPGRVAGQPVRVAYTLPIVFRALE
- a CDS encoding PQQ-dependent sugar dehydrogenase; the encoded protein is MTKAPLLLATALFAGLSSATAQNVPPEATPFQMQGNIYLPKKLPATPERVASLKVPAGFTISKYAEGLDAPRMLAQAPNGDLYVSNRVKGTVTLLRDANKDGKVELTQQVAQKPHLHGLALKDGKLYMAAVRELYVADVKPDGTLGELKTLYSDLPDAGQHANRTLQFGPDGQLYLSVGSTCNACDEDNPESATLLQVNTDGSGRRIFATGLRNTIGFDWHPTTKALFGMDHGIDWLGDETQQEEFNQLKQGANYGWPSIIADGKPYPANKPKSGESYEQFDAKAVRPLLLYKAHSAPLGLVFNRSTQLPADYKNSAFVTMHGSWNRAQPSGYKIVRVRFNEQGQPQQFEDFATGWLVENDKSEFGRPCAIVQAADGALLVSDDDNGVIYRIAYAGNPANKNKKRG